The following coding sequences lie in one Deinococcus detaillensis genomic window:
- the rpsB gene encoding 30S ribosomal protein S2, whose product MSYIGMKQLLEAGVHFGHETKRWNPKFKRFIFAERNGIFIIDLQKTLKQIDRSFDFIKDLSERGGTILFVGTKKQAQEIVELEARRSGMPYVTSRWLGGMMTNFRTIRTRIDRLAELDELFESGRINDRPKAERIQLGSERDRLLRYVGGIRKMTRLPDALFVVDPTKEVIAVQEANKLGIPVIALADTDSDPDVIDYIVPGNDDAIRSIQLITHRIGDLIVEARGGGEDVSSERVSEDNADIEAAQEPISDDVAMFTTQGGIGGAMSQNDTQGQQIASGAAAAMDNEIKG is encoded by the coding sequence ATGTCTTATATCGGTATGAAGCAGTTACTTGAAGCGGGCGTCCACTTCGGCCACGAAACCAAGCGTTGGAACCCCAAGTTCAAGCGGTTTATCTTCGCTGAGCGCAACGGTATTTTCATCATCGACTTGCAAAAAACCCTCAAGCAGATCGACCGCAGCTTTGATTTCATCAAAGACCTCTCGGAGCGCGGCGGCACCATCTTGTTTGTCGGCACCAAAAAGCAGGCTCAGGAAATCGTGGAACTCGAAGCCCGCCGCAGCGGCATGCCTTACGTGACCAGCCGCTGGCTCGGCGGCATGATGACCAACTTCCGCACCATCCGCACCCGCATCGACCGCCTCGCCGAACTCGATGAGCTGTTCGAGTCGGGCCGCATTAACGACCGCCCCAAGGCTGAGCGCATCCAGCTCGGCTCCGAGCGCGACCGTTTGCTGCGCTATGTGGGCGGCATCCGCAAGATGACCCGTTTGCCCGACGCTCTGTTTGTCGTTGATCCCACCAAGGAAGTCATCGCCGTGCAGGAAGCCAACAAACTGGGTATTCCGGTCATCGCTTTGGCCGACACCGACTCCGACCCCGACGTGATCGACTACATCGTGCCGGGCAACGACGACGCCATCCGCAGCATCCAACTGATCACCCACCGCATCGGCGACCTCATCGTCGAAGCGCGTGGCGGCGGCGAGGATGTCAGCAGCGAGCGCGTCAGCGAAGACAACGCCGACATCGAAGCGGCCCAGGAACCGATCAGCGACGACGTGGCGATGTTCACCACCCAGGGCGGCATCGGCGGCGCAATGAGCCAGAACGATACCCAGGGCCAGCAGATCGCTTCCGGCGCAGCCGCAGCGATGGACAACGAAATCAAGGGCTAA
- a CDS encoding pseudouridine synthase has protein sequence MPEELGSTETKLPENKSTERLQKRLARAGVASRRAAEELIKAGRVTVNGAVATLGQSVSEDDLVEVDELALDAAPTEQRTFAMYKRRGIIVTTHDEKGRPAVMDNMPEIPGLHPVGRLDRDSEGLLLLTTDGELTLRLTHPRYGHDKVYRAWIDGGIPENDTLDALEDGIELEDGFTSPSRVDRAGKGVYVTLREGKNRQVRRMLEAVGHPVTRLVRVRLGGLWLEDLVPGEWRELDSRDLFDLENPDKTPENVWDRKEGLTRERWG, from the coding sequence GTGCCTGAAGAACTCGGTTCCACTGAAACTAAGCTCCCTGAAAATAAATCCACTGAGCGCCTGCAAAAGCGCCTTGCCCGCGCCGGAGTCGCTTCACGCCGCGCCGCCGAGGAACTGATCAAAGCGGGCCGGGTCACGGTCAACGGCGCAGTGGCCACGCTCGGCCAATCGGTCAGTGAAGACGATCTGGTCGAGGTGGACGAGCTGGCGCTGGACGCCGCTCCCACCGAGCAGCGCACCTTTGCCATGTACAAGCGCCGGGGCATTATCGTCACCACCCACGACGAAAAGGGCCGCCCCGCCGTGATGGACAACATGCCCGAGATTCCCGGCTTACACCCGGTGGGAAGGCTCGACCGCGACTCGGAAGGGCTGCTGCTGCTGACCACCGACGGCGAGCTGACCCTGCGCCTGACCCACCCCCGTTACGGCCACGACAAGGTGTACCGGGCTTGGATCGACGGCGGCATTCCTGAGAACGATACGCTGGACGCCTTGGAAGACGGCATCGAGTTGGAGGACGGCTTCACCTCACCCTCACGGGTTGACCGCGCCGGAAAAGGCGTCTACGTGACCCTGCGTGAAGGCAAAAACCGCCAAGTCCGGCGGATGCTGGAAGCGGTGGGCCACCCGGTCACGCGCTTGGTGCGGGTGCGCCTCGGCGGGCTGTGGCTGGAAGATTTGGTGCCGGGCGAGTGGCGCGAGTTAGACAGCCGCGACCTGTTTGATCTGGAAAACCCCGATAAGACGCCCGAAAATGTCTGGGACCGCAAAGAGGGCTTGACACGGGAGCGCTGGGGATAG
- a CDS encoding DUF4175 domain-containing protein yields the protein MNVLSFLVILTIVLQVSVLVWVNRSSLTGEQMTRSLILIWVALALTVALSAFYIVAFLHLPRLSPGLILFVLSLLGAGFQLSAVANRTYSARPIRLGAGIGVGCFLIFYLLNTFSA from the coding sequence ATGAATGTGCTGTCGTTTCTGGTGATTTTGACGATTGTTTTGCAGGTCAGCGTGCTGGTGTGGGTCAACCGCTCCAGTTTGACGGGCGAACAGATGACGCGCTCGCTGATTCTCATCTGGGTGGCCCTCGCCCTGACCGTGGCCCTCAGCGCCTTTTATATCGTCGCTTTTTTGCACTTGCCGCGCCTCAGTCCGGGCCTGATTTTGTTTGTGCTGAGCTTGCTGGGCGCGGGCTTTCAGCTCTCAGCAGTGGCCAACCGAACGTACAGCGCCCGCCCCATTCGTTTGGGCGCTGGAATCGGGGTGGGCTGCTTCCTGATTTTCTACCTGCTCAATACCTTTTCGGCTTGA
- the map gene encoding type I methionyl aminopeptidase, with translation MAKTLAALKDAVEPGITPFELDALAGEVFEAHGAQSAPRLKYGAPVHVFISVNDDIVHGLPTKKPLAAGDLVSIDVTPNVQGYVADAAISLAIPPASPVVMRLLACTEATLAEAIKVARLGQPLNRIGHAIQQEAARHRFTLLRELQGHGVGRAIHEKPNVPNFFHPTLNMPLHESLVLAVEPMLSSGQAWRTKTKRDGWTICTRDGGLAAHFEHTIMITGDAPLILTA, from the coding sequence GTGGCCAAAACGCTTGCTGCCCTCAAAGACGCTGTAGAACCCGGCATCACCCCCTTCGAACTGGACGCTTTGGCGGGGGAAGTTTTTGAAGCTCACGGGGCTCAATCTGCACCACGCCTCAAATACGGCGCACCCGTCCATGTCTTTATCAGCGTTAATGACGACATCGTTCACGGCCTGCCCACCAAAAAGCCGTTGGCGGCAGGCGATCTGGTCAGCATTGACGTGACGCCCAACGTGCAGGGCTATGTCGCCGACGCGGCCATCAGCCTAGCTATCCCGCCCGCTTCCCCTGTGGTCATGCGTTTACTGGCCTGCACCGAAGCAACTCTGGCCGAGGCCATCAAAGTCGCCCGGCTCGGCCAACCGCTCAACCGCATCGGACACGCCATTCAGCAAGAAGCCGCTCGGCATCGTTTTACCTTGCTGCGCGAACTGCAAGGCCACGGCGTAGGGAGGGCCATTCACGAGAAGCCCAATGTACCGAACTTTTTCCACCCGACCCTCAACATGCCCCTGCATGAAAGCTTGGTGCTGGCCGTTGAACCGATGCTGTCCAGCGGCCAAGCTTGGCGAACCAAAACCAAGCGCGACGGCTGGACAATTTGCACCCGTGACGGCGGGCTGGCCGCCCATTTTGAACACACCATCATGATTACTGGGGACGCGCCGCTGATCCTGACCGCTTAA
- a CDS encoding CTP synthase yields MHTKYIFVTGGVVSSLGKGVATASLGALMRARGYKVTAIKIDPYINIDAGTMRPYEHGEVFVTASGAETDLDLGNYERFLDLDVPAGSNITTGQVYLEVIRKERAGDYLSQTVQVIPHVTDEIKRRITEAGERAGADIVLIEVGGTVGDIESLPFLEAIRQFRFDVGDEHTLYLHLTLVPYLGTSNEFKTKPTQHSVATLRSVGISPDIVMVRSKEKLPEDITKKIALFTSVRANRVFSSFDVPHVYEIPLALEEQGLGKAVESLLQLEHIHPNLGVWQNAVRVIKAPQREVSIALAGKYTAMPDAYLSMMEALLHAGIANDARVNIKWVNTEALEEGGQIEEQLGDVDGILVPGGFGVRGIEGKIKAAEYARTNGVPYLGICLGMQVAVLEYARNVVGLAEANSTEFDPYAPYKVIDLMPEQLETADLGGTMRLGDWPMDLAAGSKLARLYGVPQGGEVQERHRHRYEVNPVYVQQLKDAGLLISGVTPGMAGRGAGLVESIELPDHPFFVGLQAHPEFKSRPMRPSPPFAGFIAAALERKGVLPKLSVQP; encoded by the coding sequence ATGCACACCAAATACATCTTCGTGACCGGCGGCGTGGTGTCGAGCCTTGGCAAGGGCGTGGCCACCGCCTCGCTCGGCGCACTGATGCGGGCACGCGGCTACAAAGTCACGGCCATCAAAATTGATCCGTACATTAATATCGATGCGGGCACCATGCGGCCTTACGAGCACGGCGAAGTCTTTGTGACGGCTTCGGGCGCGGAAACCGATCTCGACTTGGGCAACTACGAGCGCTTCCTCGACCTCGACGTTCCGGCGGGCAGCAACATCACCACCGGACAGGTGTACCTTGAAGTGATTCGCAAGGAGCGGGCGGGCGATTACCTGTCGCAGACGGTGCAGGTCATTCCGCACGTTACTGACGAAATCAAGCGCCGCATCACCGAGGCGGGTGAGCGGGCCGGAGCCGATATCGTGTTGATCGAAGTCGGCGGCACGGTGGGCGACATCGAATCCCTGCCGTTTCTGGAAGCCATTCGCCAGTTCCGTTTCGATGTTGGCGACGAACACACCCTGTATTTGCACCTGACTTTGGTCCCGTACCTGGGCACCTCCAACGAATTCAAAACCAAGCCGACCCAGCATTCTGTTGCCACGCTGCGCTCAGTGGGGATCAGCCCCGACATAGTGATGGTCAGAAGCAAAGAGAAGTTGCCGGAAGACATCACCAAGAAAATCGCGCTGTTCACCAGTGTCAGGGCCAACCGTGTGTTCTCGTCTTTCGATGTTCCGCACGTCTACGAGATCCCGCTGGCTTTGGAAGAACAGGGACTGGGCAAAGCGGTGGAGAGCTTGCTGCAGTTGGAACACATCCACCCCAATCTGGGCGTTTGGCAAAACGCGGTGCGGGTCATCAAAGCGCCGCAGCGGGAAGTCAGCATCGCGCTGGCTGGCAAGTACACCGCTATGCCCGACGCTTACCTGTCGATGATGGAAGCCTTGCTGCACGCTGGAATCGCCAATGACGCCCGCGTCAACATCAAATGGGTCAATACCGAAGCGCTCGAAGAGGGCGGTCAGATCGAGGAGCAACTCGGCGACGTGGACGGCATTTTGGTGCCGGGCGGCTTCGGCGTGCGCGGTATCGAGGGCAAAATCAAAGCAGCCGAGTACGCCCGCACCAACGGTGTGCCGTATCTGGGGATCTGTTTGGGGATGCAGGTGGCGGTGCTGGAGTACGCCCGCAATGTGGTGGGCCTCGCGGAAGCCAACTCCACCGAGTTTGATCCGTATGCTCCTTACAAGGTGATCGACTTGATGCCCGAACAACTCGAAACCGCCGATCTGGGCGGCACCATGCGCCTCGGTGACTGGCCGATGGACCTGGCGGCGGGCAGCAAGCTGGCGCGGCTCTACGGCGTGCCGCAGGGTGGCGAAGTGCAGGAAAGGCACCGCCACCGCTATGAGGTCAATCCGGTGTACGTGCAGCAACTCAAAGACGCGGGCCTGCTGATCAGCGGCGTGACCCCCGGCATGGCCGGACGCGGCGCGGGCTTGGTGGAGAGCATCGAACTCCCCGACCATCCCTTCTTTGTGGGCCTGCAAGCCCATCCCGAATTCAAATCGCGCCCGATGCGCCCCAGCCCGCCGTTCGCCGGATTTATCGCGGCGGCGCTGGAGCGAAAAGGAGTATTACCGAAGCTGTCAGTGCAACCTTAA
- a CDS encoding PulJ/GspJ family protein produces MKLLRDQHGFTLIELLISIFIAGALLVAIGAIINSSARDSNRINLNADIIKEGQIAQQIITGRLGEALYVWWPTGSATSNILLTTTGTTAKNTVNGNNKYQWTVASATAPVPNVFLAMVLPPRDPIYTPGTDTITNCSSNDSNSSSSYGCYRFFAYYPVLRSVLVNDSTLAVSSKPKDDPQNNDQWVLMEYRANLYDGSTAWFPSYTSGNGINRILTVPSDPYFTGRSGAILVDYIKPGSLKFSITRPTGAIAAGTVARPDGTVNFSFEMQRISGSDSPSIRATAANNEVLGATVSPRNWACPRVTSCP; encoded by the coding sequence ATGAAGCTGTTGAGGGATCAGCATGGCTTCACTCTGATTGAGCTTCTGATAAGTATCTTTATCGCTGGAGCACTTTTGGTGGCAATCGGCGCAATTATCAACTCCTCTGCACGCGACTCTAACCGTATCAATCTCAATGCAGATATTATTAAGGAAGGTCAGATAGCGCAACAGATCATCACTGGGAGATTGGGGGAAGCGCTGTATGTGTGGTGGCCTACGGGCTCAGCGACGAGCAATATACTCCTTACCACTACTGGTACAACCGCTAAAAACACAGTCAATGGCAATAATAAGTATCAATGGACCGTAGCCTCTGCAACGGCGCCTGTCCCAAATGTTTTCCTTGCAATGGTTTTGCCTCCGCGTGATCCCATTTATACGCCAGGAACAGATACGATCACTAACTGCAGTAGTAATGATTCCAACTCAAGTAGCTCTTATGGCTGTTACCGGTTTTTTGCTTATTATCCAGTCTTACGCTCGGTGCTAGTGAACGATTCTACATTAGCTGTCAGCTCAAAGCCCAAGGATGACCCCCAGAATAATGATCAGTGGGTTCTCATGGAGTATCGTGCCAATCTTTATGATGGATCAACCGCTTGGTTTCCTAGCTATACTTCTGGAAATGGTATAAATCGTATCCTTACTGTACCGTCTGATCCGTATTTTACAGGCAGATCTGGAGCGATTCTTGTGGATTACATTAAACCTGGTAGTCTGAAGTTTTCTATTACGCGGCCTACTGGGGCGATAGCGGCTGGCACTGTTGCTCGACCTGACGGCACCGTAAATTTTTCATTTGAGATGCAGCGCATTAGTGGTTCAGATTCTCCCTCTATTCGTGCGACTGCTGCTAATAACGAAGTTCTGGGTGCGACTGTTTCGCCGCGCAACTGGGCCTGCCCACGCGTGACGTCCTGCCCCTGA
- a CDS encoding type IV pilin protein has translation MIYKKKSHQVGFTLIETLITLALIGVVVTAIAVPLIGFNKVNIDSQRTLSATAEAQRQIEAVRTLVTADYDYNPPLTAAQLGGVTCTNLNVLDMPMSPSGCAQLSNPPMRRLSITRNVSGINSPVTLTLDVRP, from the coding sequence ATGATATATAAGAAAAAGAGTCATCAGGTGGGATTTACGCTAATTGAAACCCTAATCACATTAGCGCTCATAGGAGTAGTTGTCACCGCAATTGCCGTACCATTGATTGGATTCAACAAGGTTAACATCGATTCGCAACGAACGCTGTCTGCTACCGCAGAGGCGCAACGTCAAATCGAAGCTGTAAGGACTTTGGTGACCGCAGATTATGACTACAATCCACCTCTGACTGCTGCTCAGCTCGGTGGAGTTACCTGCACTAATCTCAATGTTCTTGATATGCCGATGAGTCCTAGCGGTTGTGCCCAGCTTTCCAATCCTCCTATGCGGCGTCTGTCTATTACTAGGAATGTGTCAGGTATTAACTCCCCTGTGACTCTCACGCTGGATGTACGTCCATGA